CACAAATCCTAAGGAATCAGTGTGACTTACTGCTTAGGTAAGTATTGCCCAGTATGAAATAATAAATCTTGGCGACCCGCAAGATTTTACTCCTACGGATCACCATAAGATCAGATTTTGGAGGTGGAGTTTATTTTCtcgaaattttcgaaaaatcctGTTTATAATCACCCTATTTTTCTTACCATGAATCGGTAGGTTGAAAATTCTGAAAGGTAAGATAGGAATTCTTTGATCCTTCCCAAGTGGAAAATAGTAAATGGGCTCCAGTTCACGGACATGGAATGTGGCGTCCTGTCTTTCCTAAATGGCCCAAATAACTCAGTCAAACTCAAATGGCAATGGTTCTACAACCCGTATCCCCTCCATCCATGACTGATAATTCCCCATTGAAACAGAAACCCTAGAAATGCTAGCACTTCGCAAGCTCTCCTCAAGCTCAAAATCATCTAGCTTTCTCTGTTCCTTCGCTATCCAAAGCTCAATCTGCAGCTCCGCCACGATACCCGACGTTCCCAGTTGCACTTACTACGACGCGCGCATCAACGAGGCTGGCCGGCAAGGAGATTTCGCCACTGTCCACCACCTCCTCAACAAGCGCGTGACCGATGGCTTCTTCAACACCATCAATACCTTCAAGTTCGTTTCTACAACTAACCTCTCCATACTCGACGATCTATTGGATACGATAGCTCGCTTAGACAATGGTTACCCAAAAAAGTGCTCCTACGACTGTCTCATCGCGCGTCTCTCGAAGATGCACTGCATTTCGGAGGCCACGCGTGTTGCCGAAACCATGGTGAGTAAAAGGCACGGAGTGAACAATGTCACGTTTCATCCCATAATCAACGCGCTCACGAAGGAGGAGGAATTCCACGAAGCGTGGCGCGTGATGGAAGTGATGAGATCTAACGGTATCGCACCCGATTTGACGGCGTATAATTTTCTGCTGACTGGTTATTGTTTCACCGGAGATGTGGTATCGGCTGCCGGAGTTCTAGCGAAGATGGAGGAGGAAGAGCTCGGGGCGGATACGAGGACGTACGACGCACTGGTTTTAGGCACGTGTAGAGTTGGGAAATTGGATGCGGCTTTGGCAGTGTTGAGGAGGATGGTAGATGATGGAGTTTCGCCATTGTATTGCACACACGCCCACATTATCGGCGCGTTGCTGAAGTACCAGCTTTATGAACAAGCAGCAGAGTTTGTTAGAAGCTATGCAGGGAGAGACGTGAAATTGGATTCGGAGAATTTTGGAATACTGGCGACCAGGTTGATCACCAGAGGTAAATTCGAGGAAGCTAAGGAACTGGTGAAAGAGATGACTGAAAGGAGATTGGCATTGGGTCCTAGATTGAAGGATTTCTATGAATTGCATGTTAGATCATGAGATATTGAGATAATTATTACTTAATATGAATGCAGCATTTTTGAAATATATAGACTTGGTTTTGTTGCGTTGTTAGCAAAGAAAAAAATTCTTGAACTATTCATTATATGATGTATACGGATTATGAATTTGATTCATCATAATGGAACGTTGATTTGATACAATTAGTTGTAAAGATAAATAAAAGAGCTGAAATATTTATGCTGTGCAGTTACCCTTTTCATCCAGATTCTAATGCTGGATTGATTTGTTCAAGTTTTAGATCGTTTTGGAACGGACCATGTTGCTTTCAAGTTTTAAAGATCAATGTGGCTACAAACACATCCAGATGATTAAGGAGATAAAATTAATCAATTGATCCATGAAGAACATGGTTGGTGTTAAACAATAATATATCTTTTCCTTCATGTTTTCTTCAAGGACCTATACTGTTTATAAAAAAAGTACCTCAAGGGAATGCTAAAAGCATAAAATGGCGTACACGGATTGCTCTGGCTAGTTCGATTAAGAAGATAAATGAGAAGATCAGTGAGAATGTCTTGAGAACTtgaagcagcagcagcagcagctaATAGAGTTGGTAAAGGGCAGTATCTACTCAAAGGATGTTTTGGATGATCTATCATAAGTTGAAAGATGGAAACGTCCATCCACACACCCTGCTCTTACCGGTAAGCCAACTTAAACTCGTGCCCTCACAAGTTAGTTATATCCATTTTACTCTGCAGCAATGGTATTGAACCAACCTGTCTTTTATCTTTCAATGTCAACATGATCAATTTATCATATGTGAAGAAAAAGCATCAGATGCCCTTTAGACATCATTGGAAGTGTGATGAGGTTTCCTTATGAAATTATCCCCTTCTGGTGTTTCTTAAGCCCTTTAAAGTTTGCAGTAAAAAAATGCTAGATATCGGTTATTGGCCATGTATAATGCCTTATGTCTGTGCTAAAAGATTGTCATACATCCCAGTCTATTTACTCCACATTATTCCAGAAACTGTCGATCGGACAAGTTGGCTGACTAGCAGGCAAGTTTAGGGTTTTATATTCTTTGTTGTTAATTCAATGTGATATCTGATTTCTATAGGGTTGATTCGTCCTTGCATTAGTTTGGGTTTTTTTCCCCATGAGTCCACTGAAGTACAAGGTGGTAAAAAAAGCTGAACAAATTATCAATTTAAGGCTGGAACCTTGGCAGTCTTCTAAGTTTTCAGTATGTTAGATGTTTCTGGAGATACTTAGTCTACAAAATTGTTCATACTTGTAAGTCTCCGTAGGTAGTACATGTTTCCCTGGAAAGCAAAACTGAAGATCTGGCATGGCCCTCAAAGCTGATGCTAGGAATATGCGATTCAGCTTGATCAGTTGTATTTTGACCAGCTTGTAGGCATTTTACTCACTAAATTTTACTAATTGAAATTAGATGGTTGAAATGAGAGACCTTTGAATGCTTCATCAAAATAATGAGATATCTGTGAGTGAATGCTGGGCCGGATGTTAAGACCGACTGAAAATAAAGGAGATGTAGATACTAAGATGGATATGTGGTCTTAGAGGATGACCAAATTAGAATATGGCACGTAGAGGGTAAAGTTAGAGGTCCCTCTGGATATTTTGATCATCTCCTACATAGACCTATGCACCAATTCGTAGGTTTGCCCCCATGATAATTGAAGTGCTCAAGGACGAAACAGACCTTAATTCACATGGAGGGAAGTTATGTAGAAAGACCTATAATTCTTTGAAATCCATGCACGCTGAGCTAATTGAATTAGAAGATCCGACTATTTTGGGATCGATGTGTGGTTGATTAAATGATTGATTTATTGACTTGATCCTACTAAATTCACTTCAGTTGAAAATACTGCTGGCCATTTTGTAGGTTCCCTCCTATTGCTAAATATTTACTCCGCTGATAAATTATTCTCATGAAGCTCCCAAGGGCGTGGCCTAGtagtcaatgaagtgggtgagaaccatgaggtctcaggttcaaatcccagcggaggcaaaaaatactaggtgatttcttcccatctgttCAAGCCTTGGTGGGTAGAATTAACTGGTACCTGATGCTAGTGGGAGGTGGCAGGTATCACGTGGAATTAGTGGAGGTGCGCGCAAGCTTACCCGGACACCACGGGTATAAAAAAAAGGTTCTCCCCATGAATACTGCAACCATTTGTGACTTGGCCTAAATTTTCCTCTTTGGCACCATCCAATTTCAATAGTTTTGAACTTTTCGAGCTATCAATTTTGTGTTCTTTAAAGTTCCAAAAAAACAACTTTCTATTCTTGGAACTGATAAAGATAATTTCTGGTTACCATTTAAATTCTCTTTTGATTGTTTATATATTAAGCATCTCTGAGATGCCTTTATTTCTAGATGGTCATTCAACTACTTGTACCTTGAGGGCATGCCCACCTACTAAATTTAGCTCAGTGTTGATATTTATGTACAGTAATCACTTTGTTCCTCATGCTTTTGCATTGAGCATGTAACTATGGCAAATCTGAAGCAATTGAAGCTCAAATACTGGATACACATGATCTAAGAGATATTAT
This sequence is a window from Nicotiana tomentosiformis chromosome 5, ASM39032v3, whole genome shotgun sequence. Protein-coding genes within it:
- the LOC104114549 gene encoding pentatricopeptide repeat-containing protein At3g56030, mitochondrial-like; this encodes MLALRKLSSSSKSSSFLCSFAIQSSICSSATIPDVPSCTYYDARINEAGRQGDFATVHHLLNKRVTDGFFNTINTFKFVSTTNLSILDDLLDTIARLDNGYPKKCSYDCLIARLSKMHCISEATRVAETMVSKRHGVNNVTFHPIINALTKEEEFHEAWRVMEVMRSNGIAPDLTAYNFLLTGYCFTGDVVSAAGVLAKMEEEELGADTRTYDALVLGTCRVGKLDAALAVLRRMVDDGVSPLYCTHAHIIGALLKYQLYEQAAEFVRSYAGRDVKLDSENFGILATRLITRGKFEEAKELVKEMTERRLALGPRLKDFYELHVRS